The Bryobacteraceae bacterium genome includes a window with the following:
- the eno gene encoding enolase encodes MTEIVDIVAREILDSRGNPTVEADVYLSSGSMGRAAVPSGASTGENEAVELRDGDKARYLGKGVQKAVKNIVDEILPALAGMDAAAQQEIDAKMIELDGTPNKGRLGANAILAVSMACARAAADAFGLPLYRYLGGVNARTLPVPNMNIINGGAHADNSVDFQEFMISPHGAGSFADAIRMGAEVFHNLKSVLKSRGYSTSVGDEGGFAPSLRSNDEAVEVILEAIAKAGYKPGVDISICLDPAASEFYDVEKKKYVFKKSDKRELTSEQMIDIWESWVKQYPIISIEDGMAEFDWEGWKLLTERLGGKIQLVGDDLFVTNPSILAKGIEKGVANSILIKLNQIGTVTETLECMELAAKNGYTSMVSHRSGETEDSFIADLAVATGCGQIKTGSASRSDRLAKYNQLLRIEQELGSSARYAGRKAYSR; translated from the coding sequence ATGACCGAGATCGTCGACATCGTGGCCCGCGAAATTCTCGATTCGCGCGGCAATCCCACCGTGGAAGCGGACGTGTATCTGTCCAGCGGCAGCATGGGGCGCGCGGCTGTGCCGTCAGGCGCATCCACCGGCGAAAACGAAGCTGTCGAACTCCGCGACGGAGACAAGGCCCGCTATCTCGGCAAGGGCGTGCAGAAGGCCGTCAAGAACATCGTGGACGAGATCCTGCCCGCGCTGGCCGGCATGGACGCGGCGGCGCAGCAGGAGATCGACGCGAAGATGATCGAGCTGGACGGGACGCCGAACAAGGGCCGCCTCGGCGCCAACGCCATCCTCGCCGTCTCGATGGCCTGCGCCCGCGCCGCCGCCGACGCCTTCGGCCTGCCGCTCTACCGCTATCTCGGCGGCGTCAACGCGCGCACGCTGCCCGTCCCCAACATGAACATCATCAACGGCGGCGCGCACGCCGACAACAGCGTCGACTTCCAGGAGTTCATGATCAGCCCGCACGGCGCCGGCTCCTTCGCCGACGCCATCCGCATGGGCGCCGAGGTGTTCCACAATCTCAAGTCCGTCCTCAAGAGCCGCGGCTACTCCACCTCGGTCGGCGATGAAGGCGGCTTCGCTCCCAGCCTCAGGTCCAACGACGAGGCCGTCGAGGTGATCCTCGAAGCCATCGCAAAGGCCGGCTACAAGCCCGGCGTCGACATCTCCATCTGCCTCGACCCCGCCGCCAGCGAGTTCTACGACGTCGAAAAGAAAAAGTACGTCTTCAAGAAGTCCGACAAACGCGAGCTGACCTCCGAGCAGATGATCGACATCTGGGAGAGCTGGGTGAAGCAGTATCCCATCATCTCCATCGAAGACGGCATGGCCGAGTTCGACTGGGAAGGCTGGAAACTGCTCACTGAAAGGCTGGGCGGGAAAATCCAGCTCGTTGGCGACGACCTGTTCGTCACCAACCCGTCGATTCTCGCCAAGGGCATCGAGAAGGGCGTGGCCAACTCGATCCTGATCAAGCTGAACCAGATCGGCACCGTCACCGAGACGCTCGAGTGCATGGAGCTGGCGGCGAAGAACGGTTATACCTCCATGGTCAGCCACCGCAGCGGCGAAACCGAAGACTCTTTCATCGCCGATCTCGCCGTCGCCACCGGCTGCGGCCAGATCAAGACCGGCTCGGCGTCCCGCAGCGACCGCCTCGCCAAATACAACCAGCTCCTCCGCATCGAGCAGGAGCTCGGCTCCTCTGCCCGCTACGCCGGACGGAAGGCCTACTCCCGCTAA
- the avtA gene encoding GntR family transcriptional regulator, with protein MNRLETFLSEYGGRSAEPSPANRMMAAFARDFRDGFDINLGVGYVNEKTIPTGLFVEAMQAVAGDPRRYRQAFNYGGPEGSPNLIRSLRQFLLRHEAGLDETLLAARRLIIGPCGAMSVLEGFAEICPPGIVATSDPGYYIYLDALERRGFRLLAIPEDEDGLRTDLLRQRLDALGEDASRVSFFYVMTVSNPTGAVLSNARRREVLEIATEFSRRQGRLVPLVFDLAYEQLVHDPALPRPESVLGQDETGIAYEVGTLSKILAPALRIGYLLGPDGPLMNAMVQRTSDAGFSAPLFVQEMASWLLDGPIDGQIRTVNGGYREKAAAVRRAIHEKLGPWLESVTGGSAGFYFYLTFRELETHPESRFFGILTRGGEAPRVMYIPGVYCVAADGELREASRRQLRLSYGFEDTDRMVEAVEWMRRAAEQCG; from the coding sequence GTGAACCGGCTGGAAACATTTCTCTCCGAATATGGCGGGCGCAGCGCCGAGCCCTCGCCCGCCAACCGGATGATGGCGGCCTTCGCGCGCGATTTCCGCGACGGCTTCGACATCAACCTGGGCGTCGGCTACGTGAACGAGAAGACCATCCCCACGGGGCTGTTCGTTGAAGCCATGCAGGCCGTGGCGGGAGATCCGCGGCGCTACCGGCAGGCGTTCAATTACGGGGGACCGGAGGGCTCGCCGAACCTGATCCGGTCGCTGCGGCAGTTTCTGCTGCGGCACGAAGCGGGGCTGGACGAAACGCTGCTCGCGGCGCGGCGGCTGATCATCGGCCCCTGCGGCGCGATGAGCGTGCTGGAAGGGTTCGCCGAAATCTGCCCGCCGGGCATCGTGGCGACGTCCGATCCGGGCTACTACATCTACCTGGATGCGCTCGAGAGGCGCGGCTTCCGTCTGCTCGCCATCCCGGAGGACGAAGACGGACTGCGCACGGACCTGCTGCGGCAGAGGCTGGATGCTCTGGGCGAGGACGCCTCGCGCGTGTCGTTCTTCTACGTGATGACGGTGAGCAACCCGACCGGCGCGGTGCTGTCCAACGCACGGCGGCGGGAGGTGCTTGAAATCGCCACGGAGTTCTCGCGCCGTCAGGGGCGGCTTGTGCCGCTGGTCTTCGACCTCGCGTACGAGCAGCTCGTGCACGACCCCGCGCTGCCGCGGCCGGAGTCCGTGCTCGGGCAGGACGAAACGGGGATCGCCTACGAAGTGGGCACGCTGTCGAAGATCCTGGCGCCCGCGCTGCGCATCGGCTACCTGCTGGGACCGGACGGACCGCTGATGAACGCCATGGTGCAGCGGACGAGCGACGCGGGCTTCAGCGCGCCGCTGTTCGTGCAGGAGATGGCTTCGTGGCTGCTGGACGGTCCGATCGACGGGCAGATCCGCACCGTGAACGGGGGCTACAGGGAGAAGGCTGCCGCCGTGCGGAGGGCGATCCACGAGAAGCTGGGGCCATGGCTCGAGTCGGTGACGGGCGGCTCGGCGGGGTTCTATTTCTACCTGACGTTCCGCGAGCTGGAAACGCATCCGGAGTCGCGGTTTTTCGGCATTCTGACGCGCGGGGGCGAAGCGCCGCGCGTCATGTACATTCCGGGCGTCTACTGCGTGGCTGCGGACGGCGAGCTGCGCGAAGCGTCGCGGCGTCAGCTGCGGCTGTCCTACGGGTTCGAAGACACGGACAGGATGGTGGAGGCGGTGGAATGGATGCGGCGGGCTGCGGAGCAGTGCGGCTGA
- the gpmA gene encoding 2,3-bisphosphoglycerate-dependent phosphoglycerate mutase — translation MYKLVLIRHGESTWNKENRFTGWTDVDLSEKGVQEACEAGRVLKEAGFEFDFVYTSVLKRAIKTMNIVLDVMDQDWLPVERHWRLNERHYGALQGLNKSEMAAKFGEEQVKIWRRSYDVPPPALTPDDERFPGRDRRYASLSKEELPLTECLKDTVARFLPLWHESIAPRIRTGQRVVIGAHGNSLRALVKFLDNISDADIVELNIPTGMPLVYELDADLKPIKSYYLGDPEKVKAAMEAVARQGKKQP, via the coding sequence ATGTACAAACTCGTTCTCATCCGCCACGGCGAATCCACCTGGAACAAGGAAAACCGCTTCACCGGCTGGACCGACGTCGACCTCAGCGAGAAGGGCGTCCAGGAAGCCTGCGAAGCGGGCCGCGTCCTGAAGGAAGCGGGCTTCGAGTTCGACTTCGTCTACACCTCGGTGCTCAAGCGCGCCATCAAGACGATGAACATCGTGCTCGATGTCATGGACCAGGACTGGCTCCCCGTCGAGCGCCACTGGCGCCTGAACGAACGCCACTACGGCGCCCTGCAGGGGCTCAACAAGAGCGAGATGGCGGCCAAATTCGGCGAGGAGCAGGTGAAGATCTGGCGCCGCTCCTACGACGTGCCGCCGCCCGCTCTGACGCCTGATGACGAGCGCTTTCCCGGGCGCGACCGCCGCTACGCATCGCTCTCGAAAGAGGAGCTGCCGCTCACCGAGTGCCTCAAGGACACGGTGGCGCGCTTCCTCCCGCTGTGGCACGAGTCGATCGCCCCGCGCATCAGGACAGGCCAGCGCGTCGTCATCGGCGCCCACGGCAACAGTCTCCGCGCGCTCGTCAAGTTCCTCGACAACATCAGCGACGCCGACATTGTCGAGCTGAACATCCCCACCGGCATGCCGCTCGTCTACGAGCTCGACGCGGACCTCAAGCCCATCAAGTCTTACTACCTCGGCGACCCCGAGAAAGTGAAAGCCGCCATGGAAGCCGTGGCGCGCCAGGGCAAAAAACAACCCTGA